The Anopheles gambiae chromosome 2, idAnoGambNW_F1_1, whole genome shotgun sequence genomic sequence GCAGAGCCGGCTCAAGCAGCGGTTCGAGGCGGAACGGAAGCGGACGCGCGTCATCCGAACGGAGGAGTACATCCCGACGCAGGAGGAGCTGCTGGAGGAGGCGGAAATTACCGAGCGGGAAAATATTAAATCTTTGGGTAGGTTCAAAGAGCGAGTTTTCCGGTtcattttttgtataaaactCTAAGCCTGGTGGcatgctatttttagaacgcTTCCGAAGGATGGAGCTAGAAAAGCAGAAAATTAGACCGACGAAAAAGAAGTTCACCGGACCGACGATTCGCTACTTCTCCACCGCCATGCCCATCATCGAGGAGGTGTACGATAGCAACACCGAGGTGGACCCACTCAGCATAAGCGACCCGAAGGAGGCGGAGGATACGAACGACAAAACGTAAGCTAGTTGGATCATCCCATcccaaaaaatcacaaaataatCCCGTTTTGCTCCCCCGCTGCAGCGCGAGAGAAAAGACTGTAAAACGAAGCAGAAGCAAGAAAACCACCCTGATGGAGGTAACCGGCCAGTACGAGCGCACGTTCATCACGTTCGAGAACGACATCGACAACAAGCTGTTCGAGTCGTACTTCCCCACGCCGGACGCGGCCCGCAAGCACCGGCAGATCTGTGCCGTCACGCGGCTACCGGCCCGCTACTACGACCCGATCACGCAGCTACCCTACCGCAACATGCAGGCGTTTAAAATCCTGCGCGAAGCGTACTACCAGCAGCTAGAGGAGCGCGGCAACACGGACAATCCGGACGTGGCGCGATGGTTGGAGTGGCGCAAAAAGATCAAGGAGTATCGGATGACCGCAATGAAGAAGCTGCAGCCTCCGAAACCTCCGacgacggtggcggcggcagcggcaacgACGGCGGTAAGTGCAACCGGGAGTGTGGGAAAATGAATCttctttccttgtttttttttttattttagagataatttttaaaaacgaaaaacacccGATGCGATAGTATAATAAAGTGGCTGTAACGAGAGAGAAACTGTACGCTTCACATTCACTAAGCTAAATtggcaatttatttgtttaaatatgtgtgtgtgcggtgtgttCCCCATTTTTCCAGGGGGCCTTTTGCGCCACTTACGATCGACGATATTAAAAAGCCACAcaaaaccgaaaaacaaaacacacaatgcAACTATCACATTCACATCAGACTATCTCCTTTTGCCTAGGGtgctggctggttggctggcgTTCACTCTCTAGTGCGAATGGAGGGAGGGGTGAAACACCCACTCTGTCTACCCTCCACGAACCCTAGCCCTAGCCCTATCTCAACACTATCTATCTATTAATCAACGACACATCAACGGCAACAAGTTACACACAGGATAGGCGGTGTTTATATTGGTTGTTTTTGCTAGACAAAAGTGCTGCATGGGCTGTGTGCTGAATGCAGCTGCCCTTTTGGCGGCTTTAGCATTAAAATGCGCAAATATGtttctatgttttttaaatatggtATCATCATAGAGTCGGTCTGTGACAATCCTTTCCAAAGTTgatagtttgtttttacttttcatcaacagcGCTAATAATACAATTCTTTTGGTTATGGCACATCTAAAACACATCTTCCTCCATCATGGCATTTTAAAACACGGTAATCATATAATGTGTAACACTTGTCCATTTGGTATATATagtaatatatataaaaaaaacaacacgaaaaTCATTTCCCCATTATTCTACCCACAAAGTTAACTATTTGCTTCTGTTCTATTCCGGTGGCTGGGTGTAGTAGCTAGCTAGCTGCTAATCGATGTATGATTTccttttatttcttgttttgGACTAAAAACTGGTGCCGTCTGGTGCAGTTTGAAAAGTCGTTTagatggatttgttttttttctgttctatTAAAACGCTCTATTTTCAATGCAACAACACATCAACTGGAGCGAGCGCGGGAGAGTTTGGAcctagccaaaaaaaaagaatggtAATAAATCATCCACAGAGAAAACAAGGTTTTCCCGTTTTGGACGGAAACCGAGACACACGGTTCAAATCAACAACAGCGTATGCGTAACAATTAACAGTAATTTCTAAACATTTGTTTGTAACATTGAGGAAAAATACTTATCAAACCAATATTTAGTCAAAACTCTCCAGTGATGTCCGctatttatctctctctctctctctctctcattgtTTCAAGTGTTCCTGCtgaattgattgtttttggtTCGGTTTATCTATTGCCTTTCTTCCGGTTGTCACTAACTCACTCCACAAAAAACTGCTACTATCTActgtaaaaacaaacaaaccaacaaccaCCAAAGACTTCATTACTACCAACCACAATTAACGGACAACAGATAGCGGCTAACACGTGCTCACCAACATCAACTCTAAGTATAACACACCCACCCTAAGATTTGTATATGTATAAATCTCGTACCTTGTACAAAATAACgcacgaaaaaacaaacctatCAAACTTGTTGTTACATCGGAGGTGTTTCAATCTTATCATCGGAACAACATCTTCAGCCGGCGAGTCGAGTGTGTACTAAAAAAACCCTCCTGTGTACTGGCCTCCGTACACCACTCAATGCTCCATCGATGCTCTATCGGGTGGGATGTTATGGTATGATGGCAAACGGAGGGAAGTACCATTGGCTCTATCTATTTCCGTTACTATTGGTTATGTGTGTTGTTAGTTTCGTTAAAATCTAACCCTCGCTCGTCCCTATAAAAACCCGGCGGAAATCCAGCACCGGTTCTAAAATGTAACTAAGTAAAACCTTCGTTCGTTCCTCATTCGCTCTATAGTCGCGCCAAATGGCGCGATGGTGGACaaggttctttttttgctattttatcATGTCGGTTATCGTTCGTTTTCGCATTTTGCAGTTGTTTAAAATACTGATTGAGTGTGtactactgtgtgtgtgtgtgtgtaacactTCTCTAAACATCTGGCTATCAAcatgaaatatgtttttcGTTACACTACACTAACCACTTAGTCAGGCGTTTTTAATACTGAATACAATACTTCCGGCGACATCCATACACTAAACAACGACGCTTTtacacaaacgcacgcacacacatttgttctctttttcctacttttacTAACATTTCCTACACCACAAAAATCCAGTGTTCCAGTGTGTCCAAATtcttcaaacaaacaacgctTTTCTcccaaaactacaaaaaacgTTAACGTCGTGTCATTGAACGGTGTGGCGTTGTTCTAAGTGGACAGACGCCTACCGCTACTAACCCTATTTGGACGTACACTTTCGTCGCACAAAATGTGTCGTGTTGTAAGTAGTAGTATTGGTGGAGTCTGTAAGTGCATTGATTATTAAAAAGTTATTCGTTTCACTTTGTTAACGCTTGTGTGTTCATCAATCAATCTCTGTCCACTATTCGGTGTGTCGCCACTTACTCCTCTGCTTGGCTGGATAAAATTCCGAAGATATCGATCGTTAAGTAGAGAGTGAAAGAGTGCCCATagtaaaaccaaaacaattgGGCTGTCCACATCAAATGACAGGGTCCACATCCCTCGTACTTTTGTGGTGGGCTCAAAATGGGGTTGACGAATCACTTAAATCAGTGTATCTTCGTCCTGTGTTTcgaacagcatcagcagcgaatGCTGGGACGAGGAGCGACCTCCCATCGCATTGCCGGAAAGGGAACCGTCCGGCGAGAGCAGCCCCGTCTGCAGGCTGTAATTGTCCCGGTAGCCGGACGTGGAAGACGTTTGCGATACCGAATCCCAGCTCAGATCGCCCAGCGTGGCGATCGCACGGTTCAGTGGCTCCACGTACGGCGGCTCATTAACGATCGGTGGCATTGCCGAAGGGGCACCACCACTGGCAGCGGCGGCCGGTAGGCCCGATCCTGGCACAACAGCAACTCCTGGCACTCCTCCCGCCCCCGGCGCCGTTGAACCACCGGCGCCAACCATCGCCAGCCCAGCGCCACCGGCAACGGTGGGAATGGCGTAGCTCGGTTCGCTGAAGTTGTTCGACCGCATGCCACGCCGATTGCGGAACGTTTTGCGGCTCTGGGCTCGTGACCGTTGCAGCCGGTGCTTGTTGTGGTTTTCGCCCGAACTGTCGTCCGCCAGGCTGTCGGGGGACAGGGGCGTGGTGGACGTTTCCCCAGACGACGTTTTAAACTCGACCGAGGAGACGAAGCGCAGTCGGGGTGGTTGCGTTTTGACGGACGCTTGCAGCGAGACGGAGTGGGATAGGTGGGGAATGCTACCACCGATGCCGGAACCTTCGCGACCTACTGGCGTTGCCGGCGGTTGCAGATCGACCGAGCCTGCGTCGGCCAGCGTGCAGGAGGTTAGCGTCAGGTCGGCACTTTGCGAGTCAGCAATCAGACCGCCGTCCCGGTTGTTGGTAGTGGTTGTGGTGGAGCTGGACAGAGACTCACCCTTCGGCGCTTGGAGTGTCTGCTGGGACAGGGTGTCGCTGGAGGTGCAGATACCGGTGCTGCTGCGGGCatcttgctgttgctgttgctgctgcagcgagcCGGGGAATCCGCCCGGCGGCTGGACACCGGTCAGCATCGATATCAGCGATGGGCGCTGCTGATGACGTACGGGCTGTTGCTCGGGTGCCGGTGGGATATTGGGAATGTCTCGCTTGGACGTTTCCGTGGACATGTCGCGATCTGTGGAAGGGAGGACCGAAAAAGCAGGTGAGACACATGTGGTCATCTGGATAATGGGGCAATCATACCATATCGTCTTGCTTCAAGCTCTTCCCGGAGCTCACGCAACTCCCGCGACAGTTCCAGCAGGATGGCACCGCGTGACTTAGTCCCTCCGATGGGTTGAGTGCCGCGCATTCGCTCACGTATCAGGAACTGCATGTGCCGCTCGTGATCTCCAATCGGTGGTTGTGAGATCTGAAAAGAAGCGAATGGCATGAAAGATAACTCCCAAAAAACGGGACCAGGAAGCTCCCACTACCTTATGCATAATGAACGGCATCAGCACGATGTACAGCGGAGTGCGCTGCGTGACGACAAACTCCAGGAAACTCCACAGCTCCGGCGCAGCCTCATTCCGGCGGCCCAGATCGCGCATTACCCGCGCAATCCGTGGCCACTCGTTGGACAGTCGCGTCTCGAAGCAGATGCAAAGTACACGCAGCGCCAAAAATGTGGCCTGATACAGGGAGCTGGAGATCTTCGACGGTCGCTTCGCATCTCTGCTGCCAGTGAACGTTAAGGAACCGGCCCGCAAGTCCGCCCCGGTACGGTTTGTCTGCATGCCCATCTGCGTGGTTCGTCCAGCGACGGGGCTCATGGCGTTCAGCACAGCCGTCACGAGGAACGAAATGTCCGACTGTTTCAGCTCTCCCACGTCAAAGATACCGCGCCCACTGCACACCTTCAGACAGAGCGGCATCAGCAGATGCATCAGGAAGTTTTCCGCCTTCTCCTGCGACGGGAAATCGGCACTTCCGCCACAGATTTGCTCCAACCCGTGGGAGATGGAATCGATCGGGCTGACCACCTGCAGCGCGACCAGCCGCACCACGTTGGAGCAGAAAAAGGCGGGCGGACTTTTGGACATCAGGGCGGCACCCGCACCGGACACACCTTCCGGGAAGTTGCCCGGCTCGTTCACGATCAGGTTCTGCACGTTCGTGAGCAGGGCCTTCATTTCGCGCCAGTGCAGTATGTGCGGGTAGCGGATGATGGCTTCCGATACGCCCTTCAACAAACCGGCCGCTGCCTCCCAGTTGGTGTTCCGCCGGACAGACGACTTTTTCGAGATCTTCAGAAACACCTTGTCGAGCCGGCGCAGGATGGTTACGAGCGTCGGCTTCATGCCGTGATCGTCGGCCCACTCGGCACGCGGGAAGATGCACTGCATGTACCGCTGCAGGCCCCGGCAGGCCATCGACTCACGGTCGTACGGGGACACTTTCAGCAGGGAGTGGGCAATCTCTGCCAGCCGGACGTGACACTTGACGTCGAGCAGTTCCATCGGTTTCGGTTCGCCCTGCTTGCGCGCCAGCTCGGCTAGCCGGGTCGAGGCCTGGATGATAAACTCCCCAACCACCGAGAGCAGCACATCGCGCGGACGGCGGTATTCGCGGATCGTTTCCGAATCATCGACCGATTCGTTCAGCATCTTCGAGCGGCCTATGTCGCTGACGTACTTGGCGTGTGACTCGTCGTCATAATCGAGCCCTGGCGAGCAGGGCGGACCGCGGGAACAGTTGCGCTGGCTGGATCCTTTATGCTCCGGGCTGTTACGGAACGGTCCATTGTAGCTCCTGAAGAGTGAAGAGCGAGGATTAATATCAAGAAGCTTAAGCAAGCTGTAAGATACATACTTGGACAAACCTTCACAGTTGTGCACCATGGTGCGAATCGTTACGGCCAGCTGCAGTATGATATCCCGTTCGCACTTTCCCTCCAGCGGGATGTAGGACGAGGATTGGATCTGCTGCATGTAGCATGGCAAAATGGCTTCCAAAATGATCTGCAAATGATCGGTGGTAAGGTGGGTAAGGCGATGGCTTATAAGTAGTGTTGTAATTCATAAATCTTTTTtgaaagattcattcataaaaatcTTCAGTGATGGGTGATTTGAATCCCGATAGATTGATGaatcttttcattttcagcttTACATTATCCATTACACGTGTAGATGCAACCTTCAGACGAATGGACCCGCTTAATTATGAATATTTGGAGATTCATGGACCTTTAGGGAACCATGAGCatttaaatattcatgaatcttcagaACCTCATAAATCTTCAGATTCCTGAATCTCAAGGCATGAGTTTCACATTCATAGAAAGACTTTGAAGATTAATTCTGATTTATGATTATGAATCAGTGGTACCCATCCCTAGTTACTAATGAATTTCCCCTAGTCCCCTTAACGCATCTTCACTTACCAGCATCTGATATCCCCGGGTACTCTCCGCCGAATATGAAACAACCATCACGCAAAGCGTAATGCAATCCAGCACCGTCACCATCTCGTCCTCATCGTGGTAGCAAAAATCGATCGCTTTCAGTGGTTTCGGCTCTTTCACCAACTCCGCTATGTTCAGTGGATCCGGCGATGGCGTCTCCAGACTGAGCAGCAAATTGAACAAACAGCTCGACTGCACCTTGTGCGCCTCGCCGTACGTCCCATTCTCATCCGTATCGAGAATGGCCGACACCGAGCCGAACATTTGCAGTATAAAAGGCTTCCGGTTGAGCAGATAGAACTGCTTCACCGCATACTCGATCGTGGTGGTGACCAGCTTGTTCGTTTGGTGCAGCGAGTACACCTGCAGCATCGCCGGCATGATCATGAAGTATCCGTTGGTGGAGAAAATGTTCTTAAAGTTGGACGCCGCGTTAATGAACGTGGCCGTCACGTAGCGCATGATGCACGAGTCTTCCGAGTGGAGCAATGCCGCCCCGGACAGCACGTTCAGGAAGAGCTGAATGTCGGCGGAGTAGGCAAAGTTGCCGGCCATCGCTTCGAACATGCGCGCTATCAACCGTACCCACATGAACTTGTGCAGCACGTCCAGCCCGAGCAGCTCCTTGCCCAGCTCGCCGCCCTGGTGCAGATCGAGATCCACCTCCAGCGCTTTGCGCGGAAAGGAGGGCAGCTTCATGAGCTCTTCGTGCAGGAACACGACCCGCTGGACGACCATGTCCACGTTCTTCAGGATGGCCCAGGTCAGGTGGACCTTACCGATCTCGACAAACTTCTTGCACAGCTCCTGGCGCTGGAGCGCATTGAACGACTCCTCCGGTTTCATCTCCACCAGCCGCAGCTGGGGGTACTGGGAGCGCTTGAAGAAGTACAAATCGCGCACGTACCAGTTGGGGTTCAGTATCTGGTGGCTCTTGTAGTCGACCAGCACGTGCTGGGCGTGCTTTTTCTCGTCGATGCCGAAGAAATCGAGCGACTCGCTGAGCAGCTGCGAGAACTGCGTGTCTTCCTGCACCGGGAACTGGGACGGTATGCCGCCCTCATCTGTGGGAACAGAGGCAAGCCGATGGAGGATGAAGGGTAAAGATAACCTTTTATTGTGGATGGAGTGTCCTACCTTCTGGTCCATGTACGATGATTTTCTTCGCCGAAGGAACGTTGGCTGTCAGCAGGATCGATGCATCACACTGCTCTTTGCGCAGGATCTGCTTCAAATCCTTAAACATAATGCCGTGCACACTGTGCACGACCATCCACAGCACCGACAATGCAGATCCTACCAGCTAGAAAGCAAATGTTTGTATTTAGTGTGTTTCTTCGTTCAAAAAAATCCCCCTGAAACACTTACCTGCTGGCTGCATTCATGCGTCGAGCGTACGTAAAACATCACGTACCCGATGATGTAGTTATACAGGGCGAACGCTGCCTGCTGGGGCAAGCGCGGCACGAACCGTATCAGGTGCCGCAGCAGCTTAAACATCTGATCCTGATGATCGCGCGTCAACCGCTCGAGCACGTAGCGCAGAAACAGCGCCGAATCCTCTACCAAACAGATCCAGATGACCTGGTACGCCACCTCGTACACGGCGCAACCGTCCGAGTTGACTGCAGCATCATCCAAGCAGGCCACGATCTGCATCACGGACGAACACAGACAGGAGGGGAAGAGAGAATGGGCCGCGTGCATGTGAATGGCCGAACGGGTAccgtcctcttcctcctcgaCGTGATCTTCCGCTGGACCATGATCGAGACCCGGCTCGTGCGCAGCCTGCTGCGTGATGGGAATCGTGGTGATCAAGAAACTTTGACGCTCCGAGCGTTGCTTGTCCTCCTGCTGCAGCATAGCGTGGCGTATTGCTTCCGTTTGCTGCTTCTTGCGCGTTTTGGTCGCTGTTACCAACGAACGCTACATTGGAAAGGAATGGAGGATCATGAAGATGTTCCACTTCTAAACAGACAGTTTTCGTTTACTTACGTGCCGCTCCTGGTTCAGTGTAACCTCCATGTCCTTGTTCTGCTGACGAGGCATCCAGGGCGGATCAACAACGGGCAGACTTTCGATGCCGATCTTAGGTGACGGCAGCGTAAACTCGATACCGGGCGGTGGCACCTTGAATGAGAGGTGTGCGCCCTCCTCCATACGTGGCCACACCTGGAAGCGGTTCTTCCACAGCACCTGGTAGCGCAGAATCGCCTGAATGCGAGTGTTGGGACACTTGTTCTTGAGCGATCGCTGCATAATGTCGGTGGCAGTGTTGGGCGCCTTCACCGAGGCCAGTATGAAGAGGGCGGCGGAAGCTGCCGACACTTCCTGATCGGTTTCGAGCAGCAGCTCCCAGGCAATCGGAATGACCTCCACGAACTGTTCCTCGGTCAGCACGGCCGCACCCTTGACGAGCGAAGCGATGGGAGCGTGAAAAACATCCCGAACCTGATTTTTGATGTACTTCAGCACCGGTGGATCCTCCTGGTGATGTTTCGGCTCGTGGATGAACGTGGAGTACTGGGAGGTGTTTGGTTCGGACTCGTCTTGCAGTATGATTCTATATTTTGAAAAGAtaagagagagtgtgtgttagATGGGAGGTAAGACAGGGAGTTTTGTGGAGCATCAAACCTACCTATCACGCTTCGTTACGCTGTCCTTGCGCTTGGAGGGTGAAGTTTGGGACGAACTTTGGTCCGACACTTTGCGGCCCTGCTTGGACCGTTCGCGACGTGTTGTTCCCTTGGCGGACTCGCTTGGCTGGGCGTAGGTAACCGGTGTGACACCAAACTCGTCGCCATAGATCTGCaaaaagtaatgaaaacaCACGTTCAATAGAGTGTACAGGGAGTTTCCACAAAAGTGAGAATGCTAAAAAAGTTTCTCAGAGCTGCCTCCTGTGAGGATTGAACTCACGACCGCTGGTTTACGAGACCAGCGCTCTACCACTGAGCTAAAGAGGCCCGATGAGAGAGGCACACTCATTACGCTATATAAACACAGCTACGTGAGCGCATGCGTCATTCACGCTTGCATGCTTTCTGGTCTGTTTCTGATTCTTCCCCTGCGCTTTGTTTACAGCGGTACCCGACCACTGTAAACATTTCGGCAAATATAGGAAAGAGAAGGGGAAAAACAACCACATTGGGATTGCGGTggacaaaacatttaaaaaaaatataaaatgcacTTCTTatgctaaaaataaatttgtaacTTTAcgaaaacactttttacatgCAAAATATGCATAGCAGtagattgttttaaaataaaaataaattaccttGCGAATTGCTCGGATCAGCTTGGTTGCAGCACGCATATGCCGTCGGTAGCAGTACGGGTGGCAAAAGTTCTGATGGTCGCAGTAATAGTTGAACGAGCCGAGGAAGTTCGACACCGACTTTAGCCACGGCAAGTTCTTGGTCGTTTCATCCGAATCGTTTGAATCGCATGGAGACTCCGGCGGTTGATCGTCACTGTGGAGAGTGTGTGAAATACATCACAGTAAATTGCTTTACATTGCCCCAAGTAAAAAGATGACAAATGGCTCAACCCACCTCAGAATGCCTGGCGACTCTTCTCCACCACTGATTTGTCCCGGTTCGGAGTTGTCGCTTCTGTCGGAGAGTGAAGACACCTTGCGTTTCGATTGTATGGAGTCAGTACGTCTTACCGGGTctagaaaaaaggggaagaaaatGAACAATTATCATCCCAAACCATACCAAACCCTGCCACTGTAATTCTTACATTCATTCTCCACTTCCTTCAGATCTTTGGCACCGCGGC encodes the following:
- the LOC1281602 gene encoding protein unc-80 homolog isoform X5, which produces MANASSTNPIDEGLQDLGVPVPVQTFLWQQIAPFIRPKLGKLHEASCMFCQHAPGHHELKEACKSFEKVLVQNIQFGLSPSLTSALESIPRWRIVQAALPHVIHCAGALMHNRVKDLQALGSAETKILYTLHWILLFAAEECADADTDKDNTTNNYLFSIPTISLFVFLFAPIAHMLKESDFQNFRLENGLKMWQGMWEYRAPNAPCFTAPVKPKARNLLSSVSTTPSPEVFSPKKMENIESPPSIYSGIIKHDDELSFVSSPKDSVFPETIPEEASSVEEERVVIFRLPMDGGVPDPSYYTADASLLHHGAKFNKPAHQTPTSSGIGSRTHPLYQPDHRAEPTSFDFDRIDTYSQKDSKPKTSSSTERESFDTDPKLSQGHKCDVVAATFLDVAVLRCLFISHWQEEGVYWSLHYLYNRLRDISEETSALPSHPRRRSNSLPIPQIEISLYQGPTSSRDSPSIGSANKDYIEIPDPPIPALLADAPYYVSKLPSDESSLGPLSERKGSEKKRRVKMADLRTLIETRILSKSDRGLEKIGLDANTNGKRLQQMECHRSLDTGERQLSRSASMISRAPSTNLVKGKSMPSLSCLIDSGCHRNIEPPPKVIRNVQSTVPSRQSSTTPKYPIITVTEHTPTPSPDYMKRQGSIDSQLDALSAGGSTGMFKSQMLRSHTDSHIGYTCISDETEAPGSCFYITKEGTIDYEVVLLAVHCVFKRDSSVCTLRVLEAGLNICEILLDLGVLKFGDHAHSLAIGIVKRAFMHLGCPHGCNDANRGPPAEVLRTTCNSILSRLLRQNGKILKANLRAFIKESPMHEITDFFHAYLGFCVDPSSLLSPLSGQGGYATNFGSGLTGGTESQLIGAIFKTLATRLVQSLKELKSQDNLSLYCDVRQLITYVKGAHGGPFRVVALSGILAVTPRPHKQAPNMQTTRVIRHLPTNDIQLIQQDEKAQRKLLFKKKSTSSTCVIVPFLLQLLETEGFEEPSRASQSPLSNLRRKGPQVRPTLTPRHSERALLSDSTSSSERNSVGRLTGIVRWFRRSKDRESVDLESGILAASGSDSMANFMRKGSLNFQTRNRATEGIGRSIQKAKRRLNRLGLGKGKKKTGGTEDVGGSYFSRRSSLDVSDGPRESEVVVLKERRLIPITPVREGMARFALLLEVCAPGSVPDPALITALLDLPQAPIVARAAFLIECAHFVHLCNRGQWPSWMKQNLPTFRPSGPAMGPRTAMAAGTRRAHVLQRSAGKMFHQWGEALGARLNEMVNNDKLTSEQMAATLSDPEKQKQLLQQDEEEDFLDETSVNPHGNDCPPALKLIACVLLLEITAFLRETYQTLPKASRLSTKEKHTPWDKVCRGETNRRWSMALSSMGGHSQTSAQSLQSIAGQTERKISFVLQEPDNESENSSNTTLTIQGEENVQQGQKRTLATSRNFLLRRGTSATPAGGSFKRRSLKLRRGAKDLKEVENEYPVRRTDSIQSKRKVSSLSDRSDNSEPGQISGGEESPGILSDDQPPESPCDSNDSDETTKNLPWLKSVSNFLGSFNYYCDHQNFCHPYCYRRHMRAATKLIRAIRKIYGDEFGVTPVTYAQPSESAKGTTRRERSKQGRKVSDQSSSQTSPSKRKDSVTKRDRIILQDESEPNTSQYSTFIHEPKHHQEDPPVLKYIKNQVRDVFHAPIASLVKGAAVLTEEQFVEVIPIAWELLLETDQEVSAASAALFILASVKAPNTATDIMQRSLKNKCPNTRIQAILRYQVLWKNRFQVWPRMEEGAHLSFKVPPPGIEFTLPSPKIGIESLPVVDPPWMPRQQNKDMEVTLNQERHRSLVTATKTRKKQQTEAIRHAMLQQEDKQRSERQSFLITTIPITQQAAHEPGLDHGPAEDHVEEEEDGTRSAIHMHAAHSLFPSCLCSSVMQIVACLDDAAVNSDGCAVYEVAYQVIWICLVEDSALFLRYVLERLTRDHQDQMFKLLRHLIRFVPRLPQQAAFALYNYIIGYVMFYVRSTHECSQQLVGSALSVLWMVVHSVHGIMFKDLKQILRKEQCDASILLTANVPSAKKIIVHGPEDEGGIPSQFPVQEDTQFSQLLSESLDFFGIDEKKHAQHVLVDYKSHQILNPNWYVRDLYFFKRSQYPQLRLVEMKPEESFNALQRQELCKKFVEIGKVHLTWAILKNVDMVVQRVVFLHEELMKLPSFPRKALEVDLDLHQGGELGKELLGLDVLHKFMWVRLIARMFEAMAGNFAYSADIQLFLNVLSGAALLHSEDSCIMRYVTATFINAASNFKNIFSTNGYFMIMPAMLQVYSLHQTNKLVTTTIEYAVKQFYLLNRKPFILQMFGSVSAILDTDENGTYGEAHKVQSSCLFNLLLSLETPSPDPLNIAELVKEPKPLKAIDFCYHDEDEMVTVLDCITLCVMVVSYSAESTRGYQMLIILEAILPCYMQQIQSSSYIPLEGKCERDIILQLAVTIRTMVHNCEGLSKSYNGPFRNSPEHKGSSQRNCSRGPPCSPGLDYDDESHAKYVSDIGRSKMLNESVDDSETIREYRRPRDVLLSVVGEFIIQASTRLAELARKQGEPKPMELLDVKCHVRLAEIAHSLLKVSPYDRESMACRGLQRYMQCIFPRAEWADDHGMKPTLVTILRRLDKVFLKISKKSSVRRNTNWEAAAGLLKGVSEAIIRYPHILHWREMKALLTNVQNLIVNEPGNFPEGVSGAGAALMSKSPPAFFCSNVVRLVALQVVSPIDSISHGLEQICGGSADFPSQEKAENFLMHLLMPLCLKVCSGRGIFDVGELKQSDISFLVTAVLNAMSPVAGRTTQMGMQTNRTGADLRAGSLTFTGSRDAKRPSKISSSLYQATFLALRVLCICFETRLSNEWPRIARVMRDLGRRNEAAPELWSFLEFVVTQRTPLYIVLMPFIMHKISQPPIGDHERHMQFLIRERMRGTQPIGGTKSRGAILLELSRELRELREELEARRYDRDMSTETSKRDIPNIPPAPEQQPVRHQQRPSLISMLTGVQPPGGFPGSLQQQQQQQDARSSTGICTSSDTLSQQTLQAPKGESLSSSTTTTTNNRDGGLIADSQSADLTLTSCTLADAGSVDLQPPATPVGREGSGIGGSIPHLSHSVSLQASVKTQPPRLRFVSSVEFKTSSGETSTTPLSPDSLADDSSGENHNKHRLQRSRAQSRKTFRNRRGMRSNNFSEPSYAIPTVAGGAGLAMVGAGGSTAPGAGGVPGVAVVPGSGLPAAAASGGAPSAMPPIVNEPPYVEPLNRAIATLGDLSWDSVSQTSSTSGYRDNYSLQTGLLSPDGSLSGNAMGGRSSSQHSLLMLFETQDEDTLI